A single genomic interval of Trichosurus vulpecula isolate mTriVul1 chromosome 6, mTriVul1.pri, whole genome shotgun sequence harbors:
- the LOC118853818 gene encoding 40S ribosomal protein S2 — MADDAGAAGGAGGPGGPGVGGRGGFRGGFGSGGRGRGRGRGRGRGRGRGARGGKAEDKEWVPVTKLGRLVKDMKIKSLEEIYLFSLPIKESEIIDFFLGSSLKDEVLKIMPVQKQTRAGQRTRFKAFVAIGDYNGHVGLGVKCSKEVATAIRGAIILAKLSIVPVRRGYWGNKIGKPHTVPCKVTGRCGSVLVRLIPAPRGTGIVSAPVPKKLLMMAGIDDCYTSARGCTATLGNFAKATFDAISKTYSYLTPDLWKETVFTKSPYQEFTDHLVKTHTRVSVQRTQAAAVATT; from the coding sequence ATGGCGGACGACGCCGGTGCTGCAGGAGGTGCGGGAGGCCCCGGGGGCCCCGGAGTCGGAGGTCGGGGTGGCTTCCGCGGTGGCTTCGGCAGTGGGGGCCGAGGTCGAGGCCGGGGCCGTGGCCGAGGCCGAGGCCGGGGCCGCGGAGCCCGGGGAGGAAAGGCTGAAGACAAGGAGTGGGTTCCTGTCACCAAGCTGGGCCGCCTAGTCAAGGACATGAAGATCAAGTCTTTGGAAGAGATCTATCTTTTCTCACTCCCGATCAAGGAGTCCGAGATCATAGATTTCTTCCTGGGATCTTCATTGAAGGATGAGGTTCTGAAGATCATGCCTGTCCAGAAACAAACTAGAGCTGGGCAACGTACTAGGTTCAAGGCTTTTGTGGCCATCGGTGACTACAATGGCCATGTTGGTCTGGGTGTCAAGTGCTCCAAGGAAGTGGCCACAGCTATTCGTGGTGCTATCATTCTGGCCAAGCTGTCCATTGTTCCTGTGAGACGTGGCTACTGGGGGAACAAGATTGGCAAGCCTCACACAGTGCCCTGCAAGGTCACTGGGCGATGTGGATCGGTTCTGGTGCGCCTGATCCCCGCTCCTAGAGGTACTGGCATTGTCTCAGCTCCTGTGCCTAAGAAACTCCTGATGATGGCTGGAATTGATGACTGCTATACTTCTGCAAGAGGCTGTACTGCCACTCtgggcaactttgctaaagctacctttgatgccatctccaaaacatacagctatctAACCCCAGACCTGTGGAAGGAGACTGTGTTCACTAAGTCTCCCTATCAGGAATTCACCGACCATCTTGTGAAGACTCACACTCGAGTGTCTGTCCAGAGGACCCAGGCAGCTGCTGTGGCAACCACATAG